The Segatella copri genome contains a region encoding:
- a CDS encoding VapE domain-containing protein, giving the protein MEKDPNNSMNGTATMPSYFPCIKSSESHPLADWLYLKSVITSSPELRMMTETYRKRLAISKQFADQYKPEMPAITVSALMNGYGRQLADFLKPTYMLQLDFDHVKKEDMEQLIQLVRGDSHTMVEYITVSGRGFRVFCAYRPVDDDDISVLELFDAVLQKAMAYYTQLLGIAPDKQCVDITRCAGLAYDPDAYFRWDAEPFALGPKDLNPLYTKKALQAKYSARRNAKGGKRSSKVKEEAKSSDKGAPTIEEAASHIKELLDLWGYRFEPEHHNEYVWHFADICIYYGIPQEEVLTYTDREFGTSYEDTASVIKSRYKHLNKFGIWHFYRHGEGRSAKPSVRGIKQWLLTHYLFRRNVLTGFYEVESRFVLDGKYPDWVRIDDNIENSIWSEMDESGLHLSEKTLHNIINSDFSEPFDPLDDYLRSLPKWKKGEDPDYIDQLADRIEVENLPDNEHTQSLFRYFFKKWLVAMVVAWVTLKVVNQMILIFVGKGGIFKTTFFHMLLPPQLRQYFLNDSTGAYTDKDFMEAFSSKALLCLDEFEMVFGKNLSAFKSNMTKVTFSIRRPYDKYRSEMPHRGSLCGTTNSQQFITDEENRRYCPWLVKSIESPIEHPIDYDHVFAEAVALGQEVMSHPKGEPLEWTYWLTRDDIELMRSHNRLFMVANYAEEQILRYYRVPEPDTPLQFIKFRYSAEILERIGVNPALRQNLNNQNIGNVMKRLGFKKIHKKNGNGWAVIEKEGSEINNDAFIDPNDTVED; this is encoded by the coding sequence ATGGAAAAAGACCCTAACAACAGTATGAATGGGACAGCTACGATGCCATCGTACTTCCCTTGTATCAAATCTTCGGAGAGCCATCCACTCGCCGACTGGTTGTATCTCAAGAGCGTGATTACCTCTAGCCCTGAGCTACGAATGATGACTGAGACTTACCGCAAGCGCCTCGCCATCAGCAAGCAGTTTGCCGACCAGTACAAGCCTGAAATGCCTGCCATCACGGTTTCGGCACTCATGAACGGCTACGGCAGACAACTTGCCGACTTCCTCAAACCTACCTACATGCTCCAACTCGACTTCGACCATGTGAAGAAGGAAGATATGGAGCAGCTTATCCAACTGGTGAGAGGCGACAGTCATACGATGGTTGAGTATATCACCGTGAGCGGCAGGGGATTCAGAGTATTCTGTGCCTACCGTCCTGTGGATGACGACGACATCAGTGTGCTCGAACTCTTCGATGCCGTGCTGCAGAAGGCGATGGCTTACTACACTCAGCTCCTGGGGATAGCTCCCGACAAGCAGTGTGTAGACATCACCCGATGCGCCGGTCTTGCCTACGACCCGGATGCCTATTTCCGTTGGGATGCCGAGCCTTTTGCCTTGGGACCGAAGGATCTGAACCCCCTCTACACGAAGAAGGCATTGCAGGCGAAGTATTCTGCCAGGCGAAACGCCAAGGGAGGTAAGCGAAGCAGCAAGGTGAAAGAGGAGGCGAAGTCAAGCGACAAGGGTGCGCCTACCATCGAGGAAGCGGCTTCCCATATCAAGGAACTGCTCGACCTGTGGGGCTATCGGTTCGAGCCTGAGCATCACAACGAGTACGTATGGCACTTTGCCGACATCTGCATCTACTATGGCATCCCGCAGGAAGAAGTTCTGACCTACACCGACCGTGAGTTTGGCACCAGCTACGAAGATACGGCTTCTGTCATCAAGTCTCGCTACAAGCATCTGAACAAGTTTGGTATCTGGCATTTCTATCGCCATGGCGAGGGGCGCAGCGCCAAGCCATCGGTAAGGGGCATCAAGCAGTGGCTACTCACCCACTATCTGTTCCGCCGGAACGTGCTGACGGGATTTTACGAGGTGGAGAGCCGCTTCGTTTTAGACGGCAAGTATCCTGACTGGGTACGCATCGACGACAATATCGAGAACTCCATCTGGAGCGAAATGGACGAGTCGGGACTGCATCTCTCGGAGAAGACCTTGCACAACATCATCAACAGCGACTTCAGCGAGCCGTTCGACCCCTTGGACGACTACCTGCGCAGTCTGCCGAAATGGAAGAAGGGAGAGGATCCCGACTACATCGACCAGCTCGCCGACCGCATCGAGGTGGAGAACCTGCCCGACAACGAGCATACGCAGAGCCTCTTCCGCTATTTCTTCAAGAAGTGGCTGGTAGCGATGGTAGTGGCGTGGGTAACGCTGAAGGTGGTGAACCAGATGATACTCATCTTCGTGGGCAAGGGCGGCATCTTCAAGACCACGTTCTTCCACATGCTGTTGCCCCCACAGTTGCGCCAGTACTTCCTCAACGACTCGACGGGAGCCTATACCGACAAGGACTTCATGGAGGCTTTCAGCAGCAAGGCTCTGCTCTGTCTCGACGAGTTTGAGATGGTATTCGGCAAGAACCTGAGCGCCTTCAAGAGCAACATGACCAAGGTGACATTCTCCATCCGCCGACCTTACGACAAGTACCGTTCGGAGATGCCCCACCGTGGATCGCTCTGCGGCACCACCAACAGCCAGCAGTTCATCACCGACGAGGAGAACCGCCGCTACTGTCCTTGGCTGGTAAAGAGCATCGAGAGTCCGATAGAGCACCCGATAGACTACGACCACGTGTTTGCCGAGGCAGTGGCACTGGGTCAGGAGGTGATGAGCCATCCTAAGGGCGAGCCCCTGGAGTGGACATACTGGTTGACAAGGGATGACATCGAGCTGATGCGCAGTCACAACCGCCTCTTCATGGTAGCCAACTATGCCGAGGAGCAGATACTCCGTTACTACCGGGTGCCGGAGCCAGATACGCCGCTACAGTTTATCAAGTTCCGCTACAGTGCCGAGATACTGGAGAGGATAGGTGTGAACCCTGCCCTTCGCCAGAACCTGAACAACCAGAACATCGGTAACGTGATGAAGCGTCTTGGATTCAAGAAGATTCACAAGAAGAACGGCAACGGCTGGGCTGTGATAGAGAAGGAAGGTAGCGAAATCAACAACGATGCCTTCATCGATCCTAACGATACCGTGGAGGATTAA
- a CDS encoding glycosyltransferase family 2 protein, with product MKFSVIIPLYNKESYLSQTLNSVKGQTYKDFEVIIVDDGSLDRSLSIANSYKTDSRFKVYHLQNGGVSKARNYGISVCKGDYICFLDADDVWNKNYLSEAAYLLNKYADINMICFSYNNFSEQIDNISKQCNLRSYFADEDKLIDYFCYSVKEKRSIALTSGVVVKKSCVSENSIIFAHDISMGEDIDFWVHIAAYAPIVYSNKCLMYYRKDSEENLSSKGLKSLSLSFPYWRWYDLKSFSPYKNKFTTRMIYSLAMMGRYTGESLMIRQVLSKIVGSYLIFSRICLYICSFNMSFFLVIDSIKRIKRYYLSN from the coding sequence ATGAAATTTTCAGTTATTATACCCTTATATAACAAGGAAAGTTATTTGTCACAGACATTAAATTCTGTAAAAGGACAAACTTATAAGGACTTTGAAGTGATAATTGTTGATGACGGTTCTTTAGATAGAAGTTTATCTATTGCGAATAGTTATAAGACAGATTCTCGTTTTAAGGTTTATCATCTTCAAAATGGTGGAGTTTCAAAAGCTCGAAATTATGGTATTTCAGTTTGTAAAGGCGATTATATCTGTTTTCTAGATGCTGATGATGTTTGGAATAAGAATTATCTTAGCGAAGCTGCATATTTATTAAATAAATATGCAGATATAAACATGATTTGTTTTAGCTATAATAACTTTTCGGAGCAAATAGATAATATTAGCAAACAGTGTAACCTTAGAAGTTATTTCGCAGACGAAGATAAACTTATAGATTATTTTTGTTATTCTGTTAAAGAGAAAAGGTCTATAGCTTTGACTAGTGGTGTTGTGGTAAAGAAATCTTGCGTTTCCGAAAATTCTATCATTTTTGCTCATGATATAAGTATGGGTGAAGATATTGATTTTTGGGTTCATATTGCAGCTTATGCTCCGATTGTTTATAGTAATAAGTGTCTTATGTATTATAGAAAAGATAGCGAAGAAAACTTATCTTCTAAAGGATTGAAATCATTAAGCTTATCTTTTCCATATTGGAGATGGTATGATTTAAAGTCATTTAGTCCTTACAAGAATAAGTTTACGACAAGAATGATATATTCTTTGGCAATGATGGGGAGGTATACAGGAGAATCGTTAATGATTAGACAGGTTTTGTCTAAGATTGTCGGGTCTTACTTGATATTTAGTCGAATCTGTCTTTATATCTGTTCTTTTAATATGAGTTTTTTCCTTGTTATTGATTCGATAAAAAGGATCAAACGGTATTATTTGTCAAATTAA
- a CDS encoding polysaccharide pyruvyl transferase family protein → MKIGIITLPLHTNYGGILQAYALQTLLERMGHQVDILEEPLVYKHASLNRYIRRILKKCVGKRSIINYEGFMRKWQPRVASNINQFINTYIHRRIVNFESLTEGEYDAFIVGSDQVWRPSYNQHLEQAFLNFTENWKNVKRIAYAASFGVDNWEFTKKQTEECKRLVQKFDFVSVREDTAVNLCKEHLGIEATHVLDPTLLLSANDYQKLIDGLKISDSPYVFSYLLDESEEKIDILEDISKRLNLPVRKIKLEKDISKIPMSKLKSLTYPSIQEWLASFAQADFVVTDSFHGTVFSIIFNKPFVVLPNKGRGVARFESLLKDISLENRIFSDFLISDILYEEFPFQINSVLFQKSERIKLKIESLLC, encoded by the coding sequence ATGAAGATAGGAATAATAACACTACCCCTACATACAAACTATGGAGGGATATTGCAGGCTTATGCCTTGCAAACGTTATTGGAAAGAATGGGGCATCAAGTGGATATTCTTGAGGAACCATTAGTATATAAACATGCCTCTTTAAATCGTTATATTAGACGTATTCTTAAAAAGTGTGTTGGGAAGCGTTCTATTATCAATTATGAGGGTTTTATGCGTAAGTGGCAACCTAGAGTTGCTTCAAATATTAATCAGTTTATTAATACTTATATACATCGGAGAATTGTAAATTTTGAAAGTTTGACAGAAGGAGAATATGATGCATTTATTGTTGGTAGTGACCAAGTATGGAGACCTTCTTATAATCAGCATTTAGAGCAAGCATTCCTTAATTTTACCGAGAACTGGAAAAACGTTAAGAGAATTGCATATGCAGCATCCTTTGGTGTTGACAACTGGGAATTTACTAAGAAACAAACGGAAGAATGTAAAAGACTCGTTCAAAAATTCGATTTTGTCAGTGTACGTGAAGATACTGCTGTTAATCTATGTAAAGAGCATTTGGGGATTGAAGCTACTCATGTATTAGATCCAACATTGTTGCTTTCTGCAAATGATTATCAAAAACTAATTGATGGATTAAAAATTAGCGATTCACCTTATGTGTTTTCTTATCTTTTGGATGAGTCAGAAGAAAAGATAGATATATTAGAGGATATTAGTAAAAGACTTAATCTTCCTGTTAGAAAGATTAAGCTAGAAAAGGATATTTCAAAAATACCTATGTCTAAATTAAAGTCATTGACATATCCTTCAATTCAAGAATGGCTCGCATCTTTTGCACAAGCGGATTTTGTAGTTACTGATTCTTTCCATGGAACAGTTTTTTCAATAATCTTTAATAAACCATTTGTGGTATTGCCTAATAAAGGTAGGGGAGTTGCAAGATTTGAGTCTTTATTGAAAGATATAAGTTTGGAGAATCGGATTTTTAGTGATTTTCTTATTAGTGATATTTTATATGAAGAATTTCCTTTCCAAATTAATAGCGTATTGTTTCAAAAAAGTGAAAGAATAAAATTAAAGATAGAATCGTTATTATGTTAA
- a CDS encoding Gfo/Idh/MocA family oxidoreductase: MKTVITYGTYDLLHQGHINLLRRAKELGDYLIVGVTNDSFDRDRGKLNVRNNVLERVEAVKATGYADKIIIEDYVGQKIDDIQKYNVDIFAIGSDWEGKFDYLNEFCEVVYLPRTQGISSTMLRNESQDVVKVGVIGCGRVAERFPSEASVVSGVDVVAAYDIDETNGKNYVLNHENVIACQNVKELYNSVDAVYIATPHLSHYQNIKDAIGAHKHVLCETPLVLEKSQAQELYQLAEDNGVILMEANKTAHCPAFNHLMVIIKSGLIGDVVDIEASLSQLLDKNGREFDPKQAGGSMYEEGSYPLLPIIKLMGINYENLNLYSRMENGIDVYTRGVFHYPKATCSFKVGLGVKTEGCLVISGTKGYAYVPAPWWKTDYFELRYENQNDNKKYFYKWDGFGLRYEIQEFVSCIVNQRFSSARLRRKESICMAQVMEQFMNRKNFFEI, from the coding sequence ATGAAAACAGTTATTACATACGGAACATACGACCTTCTCCACCAAGGTCATATTAATCTCCTTCGTCGAGCAAAAGAACTTGGCGACTATCTGATTGTGGGTGTCACCAATGATAGCTTTGATCGAGATAGAGGTAAATTGAATGTCCGTAATAATGTTTTGGAACGTGTGGAAGCTGTTAAAGCTACTGGGTATGCAGACAAGATTATTATAGAGGATTATGTCGGTCAGAAAATCGATGATATACAAAAATATAACGTTGACATATTCGCTATAGGTTCGGATTGGGAAGGAAAATTTGATTACCTTAATGAATTCTGTGAGGTTGTTTATCTACCACGAACTCAAGGTATATCATCTACAATGCTTCGTAACGAATCGCAGGATGTAGTAAAGGTTGGGGTTATCGGTTGTGGTCGAGTGGCAGAAAGATTTCCTTCAGAAGCATCTGTAGTTAGTGGAGTTGATGTTGTTGCTGCTTATGATATAGATGAGACTAATGGCAAAAATTATGTTTTAAATCATGAAAACGTAATTGCTTGTCAAAATGTAAAAGAATTATATAATTCTGTAGATGCAGTTTACATTGCAACACCTCATCTTTCTCATTACCAAAATATTAAAGACGCTATTGGGGCTCATAAGCATGTGCTCTGTGAAACTCCATTAGTATTAGAAAAGTCTCAAGCACAAGAACTATATCAGTTGGCTGAAGATAATGGGGTTATTTTGATGGAGGCAAATAAAACGGCTCATTGTCCTGCTTTTAATCACTTGATGGTTATCATTAAGTCTGGTTTGATAGGTGATGTGGTTGACATAGAAGCTTCTTTGTCACAACTTCTAGACAAGAATGGTCGTGAATTTGATCCTAAGCAAGCGGGTGGTTCTATGTATGAGGAAGGAAGCTATCCATTATTACCTATAATCAAGTTGATGGGTATCAATTATGAGAATTTGAATCTTTATTCTCGCATGGAGAATGGTATTGATGTTTATACACGTGGAGTTTTCCATTATCCCAAAGCTACTTGTTCTTTTAAGGTAGGATTGGGTGTAAAAACTGAAGGATGTTTGGTAATATCGGGAACCAAGGGATATGCTTATGTGCCGGCACCTTGGTGGAAGACGGATTATTTCGAGTTACGTTATGAAAATCAGAACGATAATAAAAAGTATTTCTATAAATGGGATGGTTTCGGTTTGCGTTATGAGATACAGGAATTCGTCAGTTGTATAGTCAATCAGCGTTTCTCTTCTGCCCGCTTGCGTAGAAAAGAGAGTATTTGCATGGCACAAGTGATGGAACAATTTATGAATCGAAAAAACTTTTTTGAAATTTAA
- a CDS encoding O-antigen ligase — protein sequence MLSYALLLVFIFLLLRDYKKGVIFTAFIVQPLTYIGSGIGEISLYYILAFFALILFPMTPYLKNIKTYPKLLLIPTCLMAISYLVTNSICRKPHTVLIISNIITQFIFPVILWCVLTDDNKLKTAVKLLCYMCVISILVMIPEQVFKHNYFTDLIMHTCVISDFVIDANTIRYGLKRINSIFSYFSTCGMFGYLSAYILWIIGSKYKIRQNYYFALLLLMMFLSFSSGSRATFLGIFCVLIGLFTDSKFQQNNIFKILLGLCILLSPIVVSYVGDILDSMISSDSNKAVTGSSSEMRMLQWEACLPYFEQSPIWGNGRMYIWEEVAPRNPIIQGAESIFFSLTVDYGIMGVITYLIMIVSATILLYKKEPRLAFLPIGYFLILSLSPDAGIQYNLLLTFVVLSYKLIDSYNNKAM from the coding sequence ATGTTAAGTTATGCTTTATTATTAGTTTTTATTTTTCTCTTGCTAAGAGATTATAAAAAGGGAGTGATTTTTACCGCTTTTATAGTACAACCATTAACGTATATTGGATCAGGAATTGGTGAAATAAGCTTATATTATATTTTAGCTTTCTTTGCTTTAATTCTGTTTCCTATGACGCCCTATTTAAAAAATATCAAAACTTATCCTAAGTTACTTTTAATTCCAACTTGTTTGATGGCCATTTCATATTTAGTAACTAATTCAATATGCAGAAAGCCACATACTGTTTTAATTATTTCAAATATTATAACTCAATTTATTTTTCCAGTTATATTATGGTGTGTTTTGACAGACGATAACAAATTAAAAACAGCAGTAAAGTTACTCTGCTATATGTGTGTGATTTCAATTTTGGTTATGATACCGGAGCAAGTATTTAAACATAACTATTTTACAGATTTGATAATGCATACATGTGTAATATCCGATTTTGTTATAGATGCAAATACAATACGTTATGGTCTTAAACGTATAAATTCTATATTCTCATATTTTTCAACTTGTGGTATGTTTGGTTATTTGTCTGCATACATTTTGTGGATAATAGGATCTAAGTATAAAATTAGACAAAACTATTATTTTGCCCTCTTATTATTGATGATGTTTTTGTCCTTTTCATCAGGATCACGTGCTACTTTCTTAGGAATATTTTGTGTATTAATAGGCTTGTTTACTGATAGTAAATTTCAACAGAATAATATATTTAAAATATTGCTGGGATTATGTATACTACTTTCGCCTATTGTTGTTAGTTATGTGGGAGATATTCTTGATTCAATGATTTCCTCTGATTCAAATAAAGCTGTTACAGGTAGCTCTTCTGAAATGAGAATGCTTCAATGGGAAGCTTGTTTGCCTTATTTTGAGCAATCTCCTATATGGGGTAATGGGAGAATGTATATTTGGGAAGAAGTGGCTCCTCGAAATCCTATCATACAAGGTGCAGAAAGTATATTTTTCTCTTTAACTGTTGATTATGGAATAATGGGGGTTATAACATATTTGATTATGATAGTGTCTGCAACTATTTTATTATATAAAAAAGAACCACGATTAGCATTTTTGCCCATCGGTTATTTTTTGATATTATCTCTATCACCGGATGCTGGTATTCAGTATAATTTGTTGTTGACTTTTGTGGTATTATCATATAAATTAATAGATTCTTATAATAATAAAGCTATGTAA
- a CDS encoding glycosyltransferase — MKQPKISIIVPIYNVEKYLDECMLSLLNQTLEDIEIILVDDESPDNCPKMCDEYANKDKRVKVVHKKNGGLGLARNSGLDVATGEYVAFIDSDDFIDLDMMEHLYNVATEYNADEVRCGIKFYVDGKFTERHDVDKLTVFRGKEQVLDFMLDVVGPLPECKRDVKYMMSSCCCIHSRKVIEDNHIRFLSERECLSEDLIWDIDLFSKMNCVVYVPECHYAYRMNPSSLTHQYSREKYQRNYKFFEIVETKLAGILPKEKYELHLLRSQMLYFRNSISGFVHNNGNVKDDVRYVLKDKFWKRLFALYPFDRLPLKNRVYYKIVKFDSPFIMMMLAKLQQIL, encoded by the coding sequence ATGAAACAACCAAAGATTTCTATAATTGTTCCAATTTATAATGTCGAGAAATATCTTGATGAATGTATGCTATCTTTATTAAACCAAACACTTGAGGATATTGAAATTATTCTGGTAGATGATGAATCTCCTGATAATTGTCCTAAAATGTGTGATGAATATGCTAATAAAGATAAGCGAGTGAAGGTTGTCCATAAGAAAAATGGTGGACTCGGTTTGGCTCGTAATTCAGGACTTGATGTTGCAACTGGAGAGTATGTTGCATTCATTGATTCTGATGATTTTATCGATTTAGATATGATGGAACATCTCTACAATGTAGCTACTGAGTACAATGCTGATGAAGTGAGATGTGGCATCAAGTTTTATGTTGATGGTAAGTTTACTGAGCGGCATGATGTTGATAAGCTTACGGTTTTCAGAGGAAAAGAGCAAGTTTTAGATTTTATGCTTGATGTCGTTGGTCCACTTCCTGAGTGTAAGCGAGATGTTAAGTATATGATGTCTTCTTGCTGTTGCATTCATTCTAGAAAGGTAATTGAGGATAACCACATCCGATTTTTATCAGAGAGGGAATGCTTATCAGAGGATTTAATATGGGATATAGATTTATTTTCTAAGATGAATTGTGTGGTTTATGTTCCTGAATGTCATTATGCATATCGTATGAATCCTTCATCTTTGACGCATCAATATTCTCGAGAAAAATATCAAAGAAACTATAAATTTTTCGAAATAGTAGAGACGAAATTGGCTGGTATTTTGCCAAAGGAGAAGTATGAATTACATCTTCTCAGATCTCAAATGCTTTATTTCAGAAATTCTATTTCTGGATTTGTGCATAATAATGGTAATGTTAAGGATGATGTTCGTTATGTCCTGAAAGATAAGTTTTGGAAAAGGCTTTTCGCATTATATCCTTTTGATAGATTACCTCTTAAAAATCGTGTATATTATAAGATAGTAAAGTTTGACTCTCCTTTTATAATGATGATGTTAGCTAAGTTGCAACAAATATTATAA